A window of Fusarium musae strain F31 chromosome 1, whole genome shotgun sequence genomic DNA:
CTTGTTATTGGTGGACGCTGATCTTATCGTCGAGCTCCGTATCTTATTAGGCGCATGGATAACGTTAGGGACAATGACATTACCAATGCCGTGCACTCAATGACCGGATTATTATTCAGAGAAATGGTTATTAGATATCAGATACATGCTAACATATGCTGATATTgaatcttccatctcttggTAACATGTGGCGAATTACTTTGATTCCGGATCAGACTATTGAATCGACCTTGATATTGTTGTTATGTGTACGTTCCCTGCTGTAAGGGTCCATCGTCCAAACACATATTGATGAGGCGCACGTGTATTACCAACTGGCCGAATCCTTGATGACACGATAAACCGCGGTAAGCCATCGCTGCACCGCATTCATATAGAAATCATCCACTTAACCTAGTCCCTAGTGTCTTTACTGATAGTTTCTGGGGAGTAAGAATCCTCCAGACTTCTTAACTCCTTTAAGGAGTTCCTAAACTCAGATCAATTATCTAAATCTTTAGTATTTGAGATTGATGACCTAAAGTTTTATTGCCTTGGTTAGGAACATCAGCATGCATTCATCGCAGGAAAGACGATTATCATTGATTCGCCAAGGCGTGCTTACGTAGGGGTACATAACCTGACATCTCAGCTCAATGATGACATGACCGTCTCAAATCTCACCGTGAATTAATTTACGGAAGATCAGCGCTTTTTTCGGTCGATTTGCAACCCTGCAAACATGTAGATCACTTGGACCTTGCACCAATGACAAGTTGTCATATGCTGTTGCTAGGAAACAAAGCAACATCTCGAGCGTCATCAGAATAATGCGCTCGTCACTCAACCGTGAGTTTTGTCGGTTTTGCTTTTTAGGGACGTCATCTTGAAATAATAAAGGATAAGGCATTGGTTAATTGAGTTGAGACGTTGATCAGGGCGCGTGGAAAGGACGTCATATAGACGTATTGTCAGCGAACCACTTTAGCCTAGGACTGTGGGAAAAGAATACTTAAGGACGAATAATTCCAGTCAATGATTGAGCAACAGAGTCAGACAAACAACACTTATTGCACAAGAAACTTACACAAGTATCAAAATGACTGGCACCGATAACCCCAACCCCGGCAACTTTGCCAACCGGTATGTCCAGCCTCATGCGATCAAGACTCTGAGTGATCATGTCTAACAAAGACAGACCCAAGGAAGAGGTTCAAGAGATTGCTTCCAAGGGCGGAAAGTCCAGCCACTCCGGTGGATTTGCCAGCATGGACGCCGACAAGCAGGTTAGTCAACCACCTGCCCAAGCACATATCAAATTTTAACAGATCACCCAGCGAGAGATTGCTTCTGAGGGCGGCAAGGCATCATCGGGCTCTTTCGAGCCTGGTagtgagaaggccaaggaagcTGGTCGCAAGGGTGGACTGGCTTCCTAGATGTACTATTCTTATGAGATATGACTTTGGATCGATGGAGGAGCTTTATCGGCAGGACGTAGGAACATGAACTGATTTCATAGCTTCACTATATTCCTCGCCATTTGATGTGATGTTTTCACGACTCTAGATGATACTGTGACGTTCTAAACCGTTATAATGGTATATTGAGCTTTTAAACTCAATAAAGAAATTGAGACTATACTTAACCCCAGGATTAAGAGGAGTCTGGATGGCATTGTAGAACAAGAAATCGACGGCCTACTTAATCATATAGCCTCTATTCAAAGCAGCTTGAAACAGGCGTTTGGCATATTCGTTTCTCTGACGACATCtgcctcaagatccttgtcGATATCACTGCCACTATGAGGTCGGGATACAATAAGCTTGTATGCTAGCCGCTTGATTTAAGCTTGCTGCACGTACTACCTAGTTAGATGTGAGATCCCCTGGGTGACATGAACAGCATGAAACGGGACCAACAGCGCGAATGT
This region includes:
- a CDS encoding hypothetical protein (EggNog:ENOG41) — protein: MTGTDNPNPGNFANRPKEEVQEIASKGGKSSHSGGFASMDADKQITQREIASEGGKASSGSFEPGSEKAKEAGRKGGLAS